The following are encoded in a window of Trichomycterus rosablanca isolate fTriRos1 chromosome 13, fTriRos1.hap1, whole genome shotgun sequence genomic DNA:
- the daam1a gene encoding disheveled-associated activator of morphogenesis 1 isoform X1 gives MTPDKPASGGFWSVLCCMGRREQPEITYSLGHDPNHTLQSMEPATPMPPAEELDTMFVELVDELDLTDKHRDAMFALPAEKKWRIYCSKKMDQEENKGATSWPDHYIDQINAMAAVRTFTCLHTAGRTSEGQKYLDASDKISYLCVVPQRSQVVALEKEDEAEMTKTIEGLKTALRTQPMSFVTRFLDLDGLTCLLNSLKNLDQDHEASESQIHTSLIGCVKALMNNSQGRAHVLGHAHSINVIAQSLSAENVRTKVAVLEILGAVCLVPGGHRKVLEAMQHYQTYASERSRFQSLVNDLDRSTGRYKDENLKTTIMSFINAVLSQGAGETSLDFRIHLRYEFLMLGIQPVIDKLRSHENETLDRHLEYFEMLRNEDELALAKRFEKVHIDTKSASQVFDLIRKRINHTEAFPHFLSILQHCLHMPYKRSGNTVQYWLLLDRIVQQIVLQTDKGHDPDVAPLENFNVKNVVRLLVNENEVKRWKEQAEQIRKEQGELQQKLEKKERECDVKAQEKEEMMQTLNKMKEKLEKESSEHKLVKQQVAQLTAQLHELSTRPVAPEGLPLVPSAPGGPSAILPPAPALHPSPPPPPPPPPPGCPPPPPGLPFGALPGVSALKRKDVPQSSNPLKSFNWAKLSENKLEGTVWMKLDELKIFKLLDLEAIERTFSAYQRQQKESGDDSAASKKVKELSVIDGRRAQNCNILLSRLKMSNSEIKRAILTMDEQEDLPKDMLEQLLKFVPEKSDVDLLEEHKHELDRMAKADRFLYDMSRIDHYQQRLQSLYFKKKFAERVSDVKPKVEALIQASTEVQQSRNLDQLLEVVLALGNFMNRGPRGNAYGFRLSSLNKLVDTRSSADKNVTLLHYLITLLEQKFPQVALFHQELQNVPEAAKVNMTELEKDVNHLRNGLRSVEAELEYQKTRPPESGDKFVSVVSQFITVAGFTFSEVEDSLQEAKETFQRAVRNFGEEPNTAQTDDFFGIIDQFLQAFAEAKQDNENMHKRKEEEERRARAEAQMKEQREQERKARREKENIEEDGEFDDLVSALRSGEVFDKDLSKMRRNRKRAAGTTKGAEMSRERPITKLNL, from the exons ATGACCCCCGACAAACCAGCGTCCGGCGGCTTCTGGTCCGTCCTGTGCTGCATGGGCAGACGCGAGCAGCCCGAGATCACCTACAGCCTGGGTCACGACCCCAACCACACCCTGCAGAGCATGGAGCCGGCCACGCCCATGCCCCCCGCCGAGGAGCTGGACACCATGTTCGTCGAGCTGGTG GATGAGCTGGATctcacagataaacacagagaCGCCATGTTCGCTCTCCCTGCGGAGAAGAAATGGAGGATCTACTGCAGCAAGAAGATG GACCAGGAGGAGAATAAAGGAGCGACGAGCTGGCCCGATCACTACATCGACCAGATCAACGCCATGGCGGCCGTAAGAACgtttacatgtttacatacAGCTGGACGAACATCAgagggtcaaaagtatctggacgcctccGATAAAATCAGTTATTTGTGTGTTGTACCTCAGAGGAGCCAGGTGGTGGCGCTGGAGAAGGAGGACGAGGCTGAGATGACCAAAACCATTGAGGGGTTGAAGACAGCACTGAGGACGCAGCCCATGAG TTTCGTGACCCGGTTCCTGGACCTGGACGGACTGACATGCCTCCTGAACTCCCTGAAGAACCTGGACCAGGACCACGAGGCGAGCGAGTCTCAGATCCACACCTCACTGATCGGCTGCGTCAAAGCTCTGATGAACAACTCCCAGGGCCGCGCCCACGTCCTGGGCCACGCCCACAGCATCAACGTCATCGCCCAGAGCCTCAGCGCCGAGAACGTTCGCACCAAAGTGGCGGTGCTGGAGATCCTGGGCGCCGTGTGCCTGGTCCCCGGGGGGCACCGGAAGGTTCTGGAGGCCATGCAGCACTACCAAACATACGCCAGTGAGAGGAGCAGGTTTCAG TCTCTGGTGAATGATCTGGACAGGAGTACGGGGCGCTACAAGGACGAGAACCTGAAGACAACCATCATGTCCTTCATTAACGCCGTGCTCAGTCAGGGAGCTGGAGAG ACGAGTCTGGACTTTAGGATCCACCTGAGATACGAGTTCCTCATGCTGGGGATCCAACCGGTGATCGACAAACTCCGGAGTCATGAGAACGAGACTCTGGACCG GCATCTGGAATATTTtgagatgctgaggaatgaagATGAGCTGGCGCTGGCCAAACGCTTCGAGAAG GTTCATATCGACACTAAAAGCGCCTCTCAGGTGTTTGATCTGATCCGTAAGAGAATCAATCACACTGAAGCTTTTCCTCACTTCCTGTCCATCCTACAGCACTGCCTGCACATGCCCT ATAAGCGGAGTGGGAACACGGTGCAGTACTGGCTCCTCCTGGACCGGATCGTCCAGCAGATCGTCCTGCAGACGGATAAAGGTCACGACCCCGACGTGGCACCGCTGGAGAACTTCAACGTGAAGAACGTGGTACGACT GTTGGTGAACGAGAACGAGGTGAAACGGTGGAAGGAACAAGCAGAGCAGATAAGAAAAG AACAAGGTGAGCTCCAGCAGAAGCTGGAGAAGAAGGAGAGGGAGTGTGACGTCAAGGCCCAGGAGAAGGAGGAGATGATGCAAACCCTGAACAAAATGAAGGAGAAGCTGGAGAAGGAAAGCAGCGAGCACAAACTCGTCAAACAGCAAGTGGCTCAGCTAACGGCGCAACTCCACGAGCTTAGCACC AGGCCGGTCGCTCCAGAAGGACTTCCCTTGGTACCTTCCGCTCCTGGTGGTCCATCAGCTATCTTACCTCCAGCACCAGCTCTCCACccttcacctcctcctcctcctccaccacctCCTCCTGGGTGTCCACCACCGCCTCCAGGTCTTCCGTTCGGTGCTCTGCCTGGAGTCTCAGCGCTGAAGAGAAAGGACGTTCCTCAGTCTAGCAATCCTCTCAAGTCCTTCAACTGGGCCAAACTCAGCGAG AATAAGCTGGAAGGGACGGTGTGGATGAAGCTGGATGAACTCAAGATCTTCAAGCTCCTGGACCTGGAGGCGATCGAGAGAACCTTCTCAGCCTACCAGAGACAACAG AAAGAATCTGGAGACGACTCAGCGGCCTCTAAGAAGGTTAAGGAACTGTCGGTTATCGATGGTCGTCGAGCCCAGAACTGCAACATCCTGCTCTCACG GTTAAAAATGTCCAACAGCGAGATTAAACGAGCCATTCTAACCATGGACGAGCAGGAGGACCTTCCCAAAGATATGCTGGAACAG CTGCTGAAGTTCGTCCCTGAAAAAAGTGACGTTGACCTGCTGGAGGAACACAAGCACGAGCTGGACCGCATGGCCAAAGCCGACCGCTTCCTTTACGACATGAGCAG GATTGATCATTACCAGCAGCGCCTGCAGTCTCTCTACTTCAAGAAGAAATTCGCTGAGAGGGTTTCGGACGTCAAACCAAAAGTCGAAG CTCTGATTCAGGCATCTACAGAGGTCCAGCAGAGCAGGAACCTGGACCAGCTGCTGGAGGTGGTCCTGGCTCTGGGGAACTTCATGAACCGAGGGCCGAGGGGGAACGCTTACGGCTTCAGACTGTCCTCGCTCAACAAGCTGGTGGACACCCGCTCCAGCGCCGACAA GAACGTCACTCTGCTGCACTACCTCATCACCCTGCTGGAGCAGAAGTTCCCCCAGGTGGCGCTGTTCCACCAGGAGCTGCAGAACGTTCCAGAAGCTGCTAAAGTCAA TATGACTGAACTGGAGAAGGACGTAAATCATCTGCGTAATGGACTGAGGAGCGTGGAGGCC gagttgGAGTATCAGAAGACTCGTCCTCCTGAATCTGGTGATAAGTTCGTGTCGGTGGTGAGTCAGTTCATCACTGTGGCCGGATTCACTTTCTCTGAGGTGGAGGATTCACTACAGGAGGCCAAAGAGACG TTCCAGAGAGCGGTGAGGAACTTCGGTGAGGAACCGAACACGGCACAAACCGACGATTTCTTTGGGATCATCGATCAGTTCCTGCAGGCGTTCGCCGAAGCCAAACAGGACAACGAGAACATGCACAAGCGTAAAGAGGAGGAGGAGCGGCGGGCGCGTGCGGAGGCTCAG ATGAAGGAGCAGAGGGAGCAGGAGCGGAAGGCTCGGAGAGAGAAGGAGAACATCGAGGAGGACGGAGAATTCGACGATCTGGTTTCTGCTCTCCGGTCCGGCGAGGTGTTCGACAAGGACCTGAGCAAAATGAGACGGAACCGCAAACGGGCCGCCGGTACCACGAAGGGCGCGGAGATGAGCCGAGAGAGACCCATCACCAAACTCAACCTCTGA
- the daam1a gene encoding disheveled-associated activator of morphogenesis 1 isoform X2: MTPDKPASGGFWSVLCCMGRREQPEITYSLGHDPNHTLQSMEPATPMPPAEELDTMFVELVDELDLTDKHRDAMFALPAEKKWRIYCSKKMDQEENKGATSWPDHYIDQINAMAARSQVVALEKEDEAEMTKTIEGLKTALRTQPMSFVTRFLDLDGLTCLLNSLKNLDQDHEASESQIHTSLIGCVKALMNNSQGRAHVLGHAHSINVIAQSLSAENVRTKVAVLEILGAVCLVPGGHRKVLEAMQHYQTYASERSRFQSLVNDLDRSTGRYKDENLKTTIMSFINAVLSQGAGETSLDFRIHLRYEFLMLGIQPVIDKLRSHENETLDRHLEYFEMLRNEDELALAKRFEKVHIDTKSASQVFDLIRKRINHTEAFPHFLSILQHCLHMPYKRSGNTVQYWLLLDRIVQQIVLQTDKGHDPDVAPLENFNVKNVVRLLVNENEVKRWKEQAEQIRKEQGELQQKLEKKERECDVKAQEKEEMMQTLNKMKEKLEKESSEHKLVKQQVAQLTAQLHELSTRPVAPEGLPLVPSAPGGPSAILPPAPALHPSPPPPPPPPPPGCPPPPPGLPFGALPGVSALKRKDVPQSSNPLKSFNWAKLSENKLEGTVWMKLDELKIFKLLDLEAIERTFSAYQRQQKESGDDSAASKKVKELSVIDGRRAQNCNILLSRLKMSNSEIKRAILTMDEQEDLPKDMLEQLLKFVPEKSDVDLLEEHKHELDRMAKADRFLYDMSRIDHYQQRLQSLYFKKKFAERVSDVKPKVEALIQASTEVQQSRNLDQLLEVVLALGNFMNRGPRGNAYGFRLSSLNKLVDTRSSADKNVTLLHYLITLLEQKFPQVALFHQELQNVPEAAKVNMTELEKDVNHLRNGLRSVEAELEYQKTRPPESGDKFVSVVSQFITVAGFTFSEVEDSLQEAKETFQRAVRNFGEEPNTAQTDDFFGIIDQFLQAFAEAKQDNENMHKRKEEEERRARAEAQMKEQREQERKARREKENIEEDGEFDDLVSALRSGEVFDKDLSKMRRNRKRAAGTTKGAEMSRERPITKLNL; encoded by the exons ATGACCCCCGACAAACCAGCGTCCGGCGGCTTCTGGTCCGTCCTGTGCTGCATGGGCAGACGCGAGCAGCCCGAGATCACCTACAGCCTGGGTCACGACCCCAACCACACCCTGCAGAGCATGGAGCCGGCCACGCCCATGCCCCCCGCCGAGGAGCTGGACACCATGTTCGTCGAGCTGGTG GATGAGCTGGATctcacagataaacacagagaCGCCATGTTCGCTCTCCCTGCGGAGAAGAAATGGAGGATCTACTGCAGCAAGAAGATG GACCAGGAGGAGAATAAAGGAGCGACGAGCTGGCCCGATCACTACATCGACCAGATCAACGCCATGGCGGCC AGGAGCCAGGTGGTGGCGCTGGAGAAGGAGGACGAGGCTGAGATGACCAAAACCATTGAGGGGTTGAAGACAGCACTGAGGACGCAGCCCATGAG TTTCGTGACCCGGTTCCTGGACCTGGACGGACTGACATGCCTCCTGAACTCCCTGAAGAACCTGGACCAGGACCACGAGGCGAGCGAGTCTCAGATCCACACCTCACTGATCGGCTGCGTCAAAGCTCTGATGAACAACTCCCAGGGCCGCGCCCACGTCCTGGGCCACGCCCACAGCATCAACGTCATCGCCCAGAGCCTCAGCGCCGAGAACGTTCGCACCAAAGTGGCGGTGCTGGAGATCCTGGGCGCCGTGTGCCTGGTCCCCGGGGGGCACCGGAAGGTTCTGGAGGCCATGCAGCACTACCAAACATACGCCAGTGAGAGGAGCAGGTTTCAG TCTCTGGTGAATGATCTGGACAGGAGTACGGGGCGCTACAAGGACGAGAACCTGAAGACAACCATCATGTCCTTCATTAACGCCGTGCTCAGTCAGGGAGCTGGAGAG ACGAGTCTGGACTTTAGGATCCACCTGAGATACGAGTTCCTCATGCTGGGGATCCAACCGGTGATCGACAAACTCCGGAGTCATGAGAACGAGACTCTGGACCG GCATCTGGAATATTTtgagatgctgaggaatgaagATGAGCTGGCGCTGGCCAAACGCTTCGAGAAG GTTCATATCGACACTAAAAGCGCCTCTCAGGTGTTTGATCTGATCCGTAAGAGAATCAATCACACTGAAGCTTTTCCTCACTTCCTGTCCATCCTACAGCACTGCCTGCACATGCCCT ATAAGCGGAGTGGGAACACGGTGCAGTACTGGCTCCTCCTGGACCGGATCGTCCAGCAGATCGTCCTGCAGACGGATAAAGGTCACGACCCCGACGTGGCACCGCTGGAGAACTTCAACGTGAAGAACGTGGTACGACT GTTGGTGAACGAGAACGAGGTGAAACGGTGGAAGGAACAAGCAGAGCAGATAAGAAAAG AACAAGGTGAGCTCCAGCAGAAGCTGGAGAAGAAGGAGAGGGAGTGTGACGTCAAGGCCCAGGAGAAGGAGGAGATGATGCAAACCCTGAACAAAATGAAGGAGAAGCTGGAGAAGGAAAGCAGCGAGCACAAACTCGTCAAACAGCAAGTGGCTCAGCTAACGGCGCAACTCCACGAGCTTAGCACC AGGCCGGTCGCTCCAGAAGGACTTCCCTTGGTACCTTCCGCTCCTGGTGGTCCATCAGCTATCTTACCTCCAGCACCAGCTCTCCACccttcacctcctcctcctcctccaccacctCCTCCTGGGTGTCCACCACCGCCTCCAGGTCTTCCGTTCGGTGCTCTGCCTGGAGTCTCAGCGCTGAAGAGAAAGGACGTTCCTCAGTCTAGCAATCCTCTCAAGTCCTTCAACTGGGCCAAACTCAGCGAG AATAAGCTGGAAGGGACGGTGTGGATGAAGCTGGATGAACTCAAGATCTTCAAGCTCCTGGACCTGGAGGCGATCGAGAGAACCTTCTCAGCCTACCAGAGACAACAG AAAGAATCTGGAGACGACTCAGCGGCCTCTAAGAAGGTTAAGGAACTGTCGGTTATCGATGGTCGTCGAGCCCAGAACTGCAACATCCTGCTCTCACG GTTAAAAATGTCCAACAGCGAGATTAAACGAGCCATTCTAACCATGGACGAGCAGGAGGACCTTCCCAAAGATATGCTGGAACAG CTGCTGAAGTTCGTCCCTGAAAAAAGTGACGTTGACCTGCTGGAGGAACACAAGCACGAGCTGGACCGCATGGCCAAAGCCGACCGCTTCCTTTACGACATGAGCAG GATTGATCATTACCAGCAGCGCCTGCAGTCTCTCTACTTCAAGAAGAAATTCGCTGAGAGGGTTTCGGACGTCAAACCAAAAGTCGAAG CTCTGATTCAGGCATCTACAGAGGTCCAGCAGAGCAGGAACCTGGACCAGCTGCTGGAGGTGGTCCTGGCTCTGGGGAACTTCATGAACCGAGGGCCGAGGGGGAACGCTTACGGCTTCAGACTGTCCTCGCTCAACAAGCTGGTGGACACCCGCTCCAGCGCCGACAA GAACGTCACTCTGCTGCACTACCTCATCACCCTGCTGGAGCAGAAGTTCCCCCAGGTGGCGCTGTTCCACCAGGAGCTGCAGAACGTTCCAGAAGCTGCTAAAGTCAA TATGACTGAACTGGAGAAGGACGTAAATCATCTGCGTAATGGACTGAGGAGCGTGGAGGCC gagttgGAGTATCAGAAGACTCGTCCTCCTGAATCTGGTGATAAGTTCGTGTCGGTGGTGAGTCAGTTCATCACTGTGGCCGGATTCACTTTCTCTGAGGTGGAGGATTCACTACAGGAGGCCAAAGAGACG TTCCAGAGAGCGGTGAGGAACTTCGGTGAGGAACCGAACACGGCACAAACCGACGATTTCTTTGGGATCATCGATCAGTTCCTGCAGGCGTTCGCCGAAGCCAAACAGGACAACGAGAACATGCACAAGCGTAAAGAGGAGGAGGAGCGGCGGGCGCGTGCGGAGGCTCAG ATGAAGGAGCAGAGGGAGCAGGAGCGGAAGGCTCGGAGAGAGAAGGAGAACATCGAGGAGGACGGAGAATTCGACGATCTGGTTTCTGCTCTCCGGTCCGGCGAGGTGTTCGACAAGGACCTGAGCAAAATGAGACGGAACCGCAAACGGGCCGCCGGTACCACGAAGGGCGCGGAGATGAGCCGAGAGAGACCCATCACCAAACTCAACCTCTGA